ACTTTTCTGAATCTATAGCATTAGATTTAACTTCTTCTAAAGATTTAAGAGAGTCTACCCTACCAAATAAGTTTAAGGTATTGGCTGCAACAGAAAAATGTTCAATTTCAACATTTAGATTATCAGGGAAAAGAGTTGTAACATCAGCCATTACTTTTAAAATAGGTGGATAGTTTGAAACAACACTTAATTTAGTTGTTTTTTCCATGATTTTTTCTTTTATTTGAACAAGAGGGTCAACTATCCTTGTAACTTCAGGGCATGCCTGATGGAACCTCTCTTTCATTTCATTAATAATTTGTTCTCTATGCGCTTCTCCCTCAGATAATCTAAAATAAGGCGTAAAAGCAATAAAAGATGCTACTAAAAGGGTAAGAAAAAATAGAACAATATGGATAGGTACACGATTTTTAACTGTAATTTTTCTCAAATTTAGCGAGCTCTGTTTAAATATACCACTATTTACAAGAGAAGGAATAATCTGTACCCCCTCAGCATCTGTTGCAAGTTTTATTTCGGTTGCATCTGTTAATATATTTTTAAACCTATTTTTCATTTCTTGTGAACCAAGAAAAAATAGAGGTATCTTCTTTGAAAAAAGAATAGTTTTCAGCATCTCTTGAACTTTATCAGATTCATCTAAAGAGAAATTATACGAGTATGAACCTGTTAATCGACTCTTTTCTGTAATATTTACCAAGGTATAATCCTGGGCAACAAACATACCTATATTATCTTCTGTTGAAGTGTAACGCCTGAGCAAAGAACTTAAAATAGTCATATCAGAAAAGAAGAAAAGTTTAACCTTATTTTTTTCTGCAACTTCTCTCCAATAATCTAAAATTTCATTCTTAACGGCAATCATATTAACAACTGTTTTTCCGTTCGAATTCCTATGAAACTCAAAAGAGAAAGAAAAGTTTGAGGCAGGCTCTGGCAGAACATCTTCAAGTTCGTGAGGTAACACTAACTTTATTTTTCTTTGGCTTTTAAAAGGAAACTCAAGCCTTCTAAACAATATATCTGGTTTTGAAACAATAACATTTAAGACGCCACCCTTCATCTCTTTAATCAGGGATTCTATACTCTTTTTATCCACAACCCCTCTTTTAGAGTTATGGGAATAGATTATATATTCTCTTTGAACATATAAAGTTAAATTTTTCATATAACATTCCACCTCAAGATATGTGTACTCTTATTGTCTATATAAATGTACGCTTTGATTTCTTTAATATACCCTTCCTCATTAGATACTTTCGATGTTATACTGTAATAGTTGCTCTGAAAAGTAATAACACTTCTATTTTTTTCGTACACCTCTCTATTTATACCTGAAAGAATTATTTCATCCAAAGGTCTTCTTTCTCTTTCTGTCACAATTGCGTCAACATTTGCCGATGTAAAACCCATAGCATTCAATATTTCAGGTAAACACCTGTTTACATTTATTTTACCATCTGATAAGATACTTATAAAATTTATTAAACCTTTTACTTCTTCTTCTTCATCAGTACCTTCTTTTCCAAATAAGATATCTTTATTAAAATCTCTTATAAGCAGAATCTCATTTTCCGAATAAAGGTGCCTGTTAGAAGGAGCGTAAGAAAGACCTTCAGTGCGATAATAGAATGATTCAGCACCATCTTGTCTTGGTATGTCATCCTCATCTATCCAATCAAGAAGAGAATCTTTTAAGACAGATGAATATCCCATTGCGACAAAAAAAGTATCAAACACCCTCTGCAGGTTTGTATCTATTTCCCCTTTTTCATCACCAAAAATCTTGTTTGGGTTGATACAAGCATTCTCGTCTTTTATTGTTAAAGATAATGTTAAATCTTCCAACTCAAAAATCTTTTCTTTAGGCCAATTTTTATCAGCTAATATTGATGTTGACTCACGTTGCTGTTGTAATTTTATTATCTCTTGCCCTATCTGAATACCTGATTCAGCTAAATAATCCATATTAACAGATTTTAAAGAACTTGAAAAAAGAGATATATACCCTTTTGAACTACTTTGAAAAAATAGAACCATTGTTGAAATAGCAAGAACTATAACCATAACAAAGATAAGAATAACGCCACTATTTTTTTGAGATTTTCTTTTCATTTTCCGGCAACTTTACAGGAAAAAAGAGTTTATTTCCTGCATAATCAATTTCAATGGCTATAGCCACAAGTTTTTCTTCTTCACTCAAAACATATTCCCACGACTCCCCATTGTGAAACATAAAGTTGATACTTTCGCATTCTTCCAATACAGGTATAGTAAATAAGTAATCAGTTAAAAGATTTTTTTGTTGCCTTACTAAACTATCTCCATCATTTGTAGGTTCAACAACATATTTCACTAAAGAAGGGTAAAGCATATCCTTGTCCATATATTTAAAAGAAACTTCTTTAGTTTCAAATGAAAATTCTGAATCTTTCTCATATAACAGACCTTTACTTTCCTGGTAAAACTTGTTTAATGACCTTAACAATATTTCTGAGGTTCTCATACTCTTTCGCATATCAACAGTCGTTCTGCTTATAGAAAAAAAAGTCATATATGCAAGCGAAAACAGTAGAAAAATAATAAGTGTCGAAAGAAGTATCTCCACAAGCGTAAAACCTTTATATCTATTCAAGAGACTCCCCCGTACTTGTTTTAATAAAAGGCATTATAACCTCAAAATCGTTTTTACCGTTTAATATTTTAAGTTTATAGGGAATATATTCAACCTCATATTCTGTATCTGTTATAACCAAATCAGAGAGAGAAATTTCCCATTCGTAATTTTCAAATGGTTGTGGAAAAATACCTTTATCATCCTCAATCTCTTGAGCCTCAATTCTTAACTCTTCTATCTTCCATCTTGCTAACAAGTTTTTATTTTGGTTCTCATTTAATAAACTTATATGTTTTGCTGATAAAATATAACTGTTTAAACAAACTATACTAACAATCCCAAAAATTGTAACTGAAATCATAATTTCAAGCAGAGTAAAACCCGCTTGCTTAAATAGGGTATTTTTCATTGAAATCAACCACTCCTTGAAGAATTTCAACCGACGAAAAATATGGGTTAAGAAAAAGGGTGTAAAACTCGTTAGTTGTTGGGTCAAGCAGAGTCAGCATTCCAAACTCTTTTATACCTTCGGATGAAATATTTAAAGTTAGTTCGCCCTGGGTTTTACTCTCCTTTGAATTTTTGCCACTAATAAAGACCAAATCAGAAACAATATATTCTTCGGATGTTTCTTCAAGGTCGTCTTCGGAAGGCTCTTTTTCTCTACCAAGGTAACTATTTGTATCAAAATCAACAAAGAAGCAGAAAACTTCCTTGTTTTTAACTGCTTTTCTCTGTGTATTTTCTATTGCTTCTACTATTTCAAGAAGTTTTTCGTTTTCTTTAGGGGGAGTTATAACTTTTAGAGCGGGGAATGCAAGATAAAAAAAAATCCTATGATAATCACAACAACCATAAGTTCAACAAAAGTGTAACCAGTCTTATATCTGAGAACTCGAGATATCTGCATCAAAACCTTCTCCTCCCTCTTTACCATCACTTCCCAAAGAGATAATTTCGTAATCTTCGCCTGCTCTACCAGGGCTTAAATATAAATAATCATTGCCCCACGGGTCTTGTGGCAACATATTTTTTTCAAGGTAACCGCCCTCTCTCCATTTTGTTGGGATTCTACCAACTGCAGGTTTTTCAATTAAAGATTGTAAACCTTGCTCAGTGCTAGGATAAAAACTGTTATCAAGATTAAAAAGCCGTAACGCTTGCTCAAAATTCTTAATTTGCACCTTAGCCGCCGTTACTCTGGCTTCATCAATTCTACCAAAAAATTTTGGCATAACAGCCATTGCAAGTATCCCAAGTATAACAATAACGGCCATAAGTTCTATAAAAGTGAACCCTTTCTTATTTTTCATTAATTTACTCCTTCTTAAAACTACTGTTCTACCAAATTTGGCTATGCACCGTTTTGTG
The window above is part of the bacterium genome. Proteins encoded here:
- a CDS encoding general secretion pathway protein GspK, whose translation is MKRKSQKNSGVILIFVMVIVLAISTMVLFFQSSSKGYISLFSSSLKSVNMDYLAESGIQIGQEIIKLQQQRESTSILADKNWPKEKIFELEDLTLSLTIKDENACINPNKIFGDEKGEIDTNLQRVFDTFFVAMGYSSVLKDSLLDWIDEDDIPRQDGAESFYYRTEGLSYAPSNRHLYSENEILLIRDFNKDILFGKEGTDEEEEVKGLINFISILSDGKINVNRCLPEILNAMGFTSANVDAIVTERERRPLDEIILSGINREVYEKNRSVITFQSNYYSITSKVSNEEGYIKEIKAYIYIDNKSTHILRWNVI
- a CDS encoding prepilin-type N-terminal cleavage/methylation domain-containing protein, with the translated sequence MNRYKGFTLVEILLSTLIIFLLFSLAYMTFFSISRTTVDMRKSMRTSEILLRSLNKFYQESKGLLYEKDSEFSFETKEVSFKYMDKDMLYPSLVKYVVEPTNDGDSLVRQQKNLLTDYLFTIPVLEECESINFMFHNGESWEYVLSEEEKLVAIAIEIDYAGNKLFFPVKLPENEKKISKK
- a CDS encoding prepilin-type N-terminal cleavage/methylation domain-containing protein encodes the protein MKNTLFKQAGFTLLEIMISVTIFGIVSIVCLNSYILSAKHISLLNENQNKNLLARWKIEELRIEAQEIEDDKGIFPQPFENYEWEISLSDLVITDTEYEVEYIPYKLKILNGKNDFEVIMPFIKTSTGESLE
- the gspG gene encoding type II secretion system major pseudopilin GspG → MKNKKGFTFIELMAVIVILGILAMAVMPKFFGRIDEARVTAAKVQIKNFEQALRLFNLDNSFYPSTEQGLQSLIEKPAVGRIPTKWREGGYLEKNMLPQDPWGNDYLYLSPGRAGEDYEIISLGSDGKEGGEGFDADISSSQI